A genomic segment from Pseudosulfitobacter sp. DSM 107133 encodes:
- a CDS encoding sarcosine oxidase subunit gamma family protein, with protein MADALTLTATSPCAGLLPRTVGTCTLTETDLGLLTSVAPYKGNAISEALKAAHGMAFPAPNRTTGKDGARAIWFGRELALLAGPAPDATLADHAALSDQSDAWACVTLSGDDARAVLARLVPVDLSPATFKQGHTVRTQLGHMTASITRTGNDSFLILVFRSMAATLVHDLVTAMESLAVRH; from the coding sequence ATGGCTGATGCACTGACCCTGACCGCAACATCGCCCTGCGCGGGGCTGCTGCCCCGGACCGTGGGCACCTGCACGTTGACGGAAACCGACCTTGGCCTGCTGACCTCGGTCGCGCCGTACAAGGGCAATGCGATCTCTGAGGCGCTCAAGGCCGCCCATGGCATGGCCTTTCCTGCGCCCAACCGCACTACTGGCAAGGACGGCGCGCGCGCGATCTGGTTTGGCCGCGAACTTGCCCTGCTGGCAGGCCCCGCGCCTGACGCCACGCTGGCCGATCACGCCGCGCTAAGCGACCAGTCGGACGCATGGGCCTGCGTGACCCTGTCAGGCGATGACGCGCGCGCGGTGCTGGCGCGGCTGGTGCCGGTCGATCTGTCGCCCGCCACCTTCAAACAGGGCCACACCGTGCGCACCCAACTGGGCCACATGACCGCGTCGATCACCCGCACAGGCAACGACAGCTTTCTGATCCTTGTATTTCGCAGCATGGCGGCAACACTGGTTCACGATCTTGTCACGGCGATGGAAAGCCTTGCCGTACGGCATTAG
- the dnaG gene encoding DNA primase produces MSLPPGFLDELRTRLSLAQVVGRKVMWDSRKSNQAKGDLWAPCPFHQEKSASFHVDDRKGFYYCFGCHAKGDAISFVRETENVDFIEAVRILAGEAGMPMPQRDPQAQQKADTRTQLAEVMEQAVQYYRLQLKTGVASEARAYLERRGLSQQALDRWEIGFAPDVWQGLWDHLKSKNISDELIIGAGLAKPSQKGGKPYDTFRGRIMFPIRDARGRCTAFGGRAMDPNDNAKYLNSPETELFDKGRSLYNHGPARTAAGKGMPLIVAEGYMDVIALSEAGFEAAVAPLGTAITENQLQMLWRVAPEPIIALDGDTAGLRAAMRLIDLALPLVEAGQSLRFAMMPEGQDPDDLLKSSGAPALQKLLDGAMPMVRLLWQRETEGRVFDSPERKAALDKALREKIKTIADPSIRNHYGQEIKELRFQLFRPQRAATGGARSGGQRSGGGFGKWQPAPVPLQSTKSSALAAAAGDKVPHMLRESVILAALITCPEVVESFETPLERLRCINPENAALRDLILRHAHEGAEVLREKISSARGPEALENLLNASHVAIVPCIRTPGNADMARITVAEELAKLSAARGLDAEIADAAEDLTGVADEGVTWRLSQAAEAADSANRSTQKEGSGDFVTADNGVKMEKDEVTRSRAMFDAIDFSKRGRKQH; encoded by the coding sequence ATGAGCCTGCCCCCCGGATTCCTTGATGAACTGCGCACCCGCCTCAGCCTTGCACAGGTTGTGGGCCGAAAGGTCATGTGGGACAGCCGGAAATCCAATCAGGCCAAGGGCGACCTGTGGGCGCCATGCCCGTTCCATCAGGAAAAATCCGCCAGTTTTCACGTCGATGACCGCAAGGGATTCTACTATTGCTTTGGCTGCCACGCCAAAGGCGACGCGATTTCGTTCGTGCGCGAGACCGAGAATGTCGATTTCATCGAAGCGGTGCGCATTCTGGCAGGCGAGGCAGGCATGCCGATGCCCCAGCGCGACCCGCAAGCCCAGCAAAAGGCCGACACCCGCACGCAACTGGCCGAGGTCATGGAGCAGGCGGTGCAATACTACCGGCTGCAACTGAAAACCGGCGTCGCGTCCGAGGCGCGCGCTTATCTCGAACGGCGTGGCCTCAGCCAGCAAGCGCTGGATCGTTGGGAAATCGGCTTTGCCCCCGATGTGTGGCAGGGGCTGTGGGATCACCTGAAGTCGAAGAATATCAGTGATGAGCTGATCATCGGCGCGGGTCTGGCCAAGCCCAGCCAGAAGGGCGGCAAGCCCTATGACACCTTCCGGGGCCGCATCATGTTTCCGATCCGCGACGCACGCGGACGCTGCACCGCCTTTGGCGGGCGCGCGATGGACCCGAATGACAACGCCAAGTATTTGAATTCGCCCGAAACCGAACTGTTCGACAAGGGCCGCAGCCTGTACAATCACGGCCCGGCCCGCACGGCTGCGGGCAAGGGTATGCCGCTGATCGTGGCCGAAGGGTATATGGACGTGATCGCCCTGTCCGAGGCGGGGTTCGAGGCGGCTGTGGCCCCGCTGGGCACCGCGATCACCGAAAACCAGCTGCAAATGTTGTGGCGTGTGGCACCCGAACCCATCATCGCGCTGGATGGTGACACTGCGGGCCTGCGCGCGGCGATGCGGCTGATTGATCTGGCATTGCCGCTGGTCGAGGCGGGGCAATCCCTGCGCTTTGCGATGATGCCCGAAGGGCAGGACCCCGACGATTTGCTGAAATCCTCGGGCGCGCCTGCGCTGCAAAAGCTGCTGGACGGGGCGATGCCGATGGTGCGTCTGCTTTGGCAACGCGAGACCGAAGGCCGGGTTTTTGACAGCCCCGAACGCAAGGCAGCGCTGGACAAGGCGCTGCGGGAAAAGATCAAGACCATCGCCGATCCGTCGATCCGCAATCACTACGGGCAGGAGATCAAGGAACTGCGCTTTCAGTTGTTCCGCCCGCAACGCGCGGCGACGGGTGGGGCACGTTCGGGCGGGCAGCGCAGTGGCGGCGGCTTTGGCAAATGGCAACCTGCGCCGGTGCCGTTGCAATCCACCAAATCCTCGGCGCTGGCGGCTGCTGCGGGTGACAAGGTTCCGCATATGTTGCGCGAATCGGTGATTCTGGCGGCGCTGATCACCTGCCCCGAAGTGGTGGAAAGCTTTGAAACGCCACTGGAAAGACTGCGCTGCATCAACCCCGAAAACGCCGCCCTGCGCGACCTGATCCTGCGCCATGCACATGAGGGTGCAGAGGTGTTGCGTGAAAAGATTTCCAGCGCACGCGGGCCCGAAGCCCTTGAAAACCTGCTGAATGCAAGCCATGTCGCTATCGTCCCCTGCATCCGCACCCCCGGCAACGCCGACATGGCCCGGATCACCGTGGCCGAAGAGCTTGCGAAACTTTCAGCGGCACGTGGACTGGACGCAGAAATCGCCGATGCGGCCGAAGACCTGACCGGCGTGGCAGACGAAGGTGTGACCTGGCGGCTAAGCCAGGCCGCAGAAGCCGCAGACAGCGCCAACCGCAGCACCCAGAAAGAGGGCAGCGGCGACTTTGTAACCGCCGACAACGGCGTGAAGATGGAAAAAGACGAAGTGACCCGCAGCCGCGCGATGTTCGACGCTATCGACTTCTCGAAGCGGGGCAGAAAACAACACTAA